One Aegilops tauschii subsp. strangulata cultivar AL8/78 chromosome 7, Aet v6.0, whole genome shotgun sequence genomic window carries:
- the LOC109754963 gene encoding protein INVOLVED IN DE NOVO 2-like, with the protein MRDASATPPCRLIPLFSRRDLVPAAPLGLLRIREEGGFRRSHRSASDTLPWRHADGAVTKRVKDEVADSLDPPPAVEPRTVQMSREEQFVWPWMGVLANVPTEWRGGRQIGESGNRLKERLAAFCPHKVVPLWSHRGHTGNAIVEFGKDYASLRNAFSFENHFEAQGHGRRGWEASRCRGGPKMFGWVARADDRRTPGLVVEYLQRNADVKSVAELESEGTRKTDKLVANLASQIDVKAKHAQELESKYSVKTTSLENVMEERELIFQRYSDGLLLCFQTLAVYMLCYYGRTT; encoded by the exons ATGCGCGACGCATCCGCCACCCCGCCCTGCCGGCTGATCCCTCTCTTCTCCCGCCGGGATCTGGTCCCTGCTGCGCCATTGGGCTTGCTCCG GATTCGCGAGGAAGGGGGTTTCCGGAGGAGCCACCGGAGCGCCAGCGATACCCTGCCTTGGCGTCACGCAGATGGAGCAGTCACCAAGCGCGTGAAGGACGAAGTGGCCGACTCACTGGACCCGCCGCCGGCCGTGGAGCCTCGCACTGTCCAGATGAGCAGAGAGGAGCAATTCGTGTGGCCGTGGATGGGGGTGCTGGCCAACGTGCCCACGGAGTGGAGAGGCGGGCGGCAGATCGGGGAGAGCGGGAACCGGCTCAAGGAGCGGCTCGCCGCCTTCTGCCCGCACAAGGTCGTCCCTTTGTGGAGCCACAGAGGCCACACGGGGAACGCCATCGTCGAGTTCGGGAAGGACTACGCCTCTCTCCGCAACGCCTTCAGCTTCGAAAACCACTTCGAGGCGCAGGGCCACGGCAGACGGGGCTGGGAGGCGAGCAGGTGCCGAGGTGGGCCGAAGATGTTCGGGTGGGTTGCCAGGGCCGACGATCGACGGACGCCGGGGCTGGTCGTGGAGTACCTGCAGAGGAATGCCGACGTGAAGTCTGTTGCAGAGCTTGAGAGCGAGGGGACGCGCAAGACTGACAAGCTGGTGGCCAATTTGGCCAGCCAGATTGATGTGAAGGCCAAGCATGCCCAGGAGCTCGAATCTAAGTACAGTGTGAAGACGACCTCACTTGAGAACGTGATGGAGGAAAGGGAACTCATCTTCCAGAGATACAGCGATGGTCTGTTATTATGCTTTCAAACTCTTGCTGTTTACATGCTCTGTTATTATGGCAGAACAACATAG